The Desulfobacteraceae bacterium nucleotide sequence TGACGGTCAACGAGAACCTCAACCTGGGCGCCTTCACCGCCACCGACCCCGCCGGCAGCCAGAAGACCCTGGCCTGGATCTACACCCTTTTCCCGCGCCTCAAGGAGCGCTCCCAGCAGATGGCCGGCACCTTAAGCGGCGGCGAGCAGCAGATGCTGGCCATCGGCCGGGCGCTGATGGCCGCACCCCGGATTCTGCTGCTGGACGAACCCAGCCTGGGGCTCGCCCCCATCCTGGTGAAGACGATTTTTGAAACCATCCGCGAAATCAACCGCGCCGGTGTGACCGTCGTGCTGGTGGAGCAGAACGCGCGCGCGGCACTGAAGCTCGCCCATCGCGGCTATGTCATGGAGGTCGGCCGGGTCGTGCTGGAGGACACGGCCGAAGCCCTGCTCAGCAACCCCGAAGTGCGCAATGCCTATCTGGGCGGCCAGGCGCACTGAGGCCGCGCTGAAACGTGCCGCCGCCGGGATGCCCGCCTTCCGGGGCGTGTGCGGCATTGGCAGCGCCCCTTGGGCAGCGGGAAGAGCGGGCCGCCCGCTTTTTTTTCGAATCTCCCCAGATGTGACACGCCAGCCTGGGTTTGCGGCCAGACCAACGGAGGACCATCCCAGCCATGAAGACGCCTTCCCAAGACCCGATCGTAGCCGCCGCCCTGGGGCTGGCGGCCAGATGGCAGGACCGCGCCAACGCGCTGCTGACCCGTGAGGAGAGGCGCCTGCAGAACCAGATGCGGCGCCTGCTCTCG carries:
- a CDS encoding ABC transporter ATP-binding protein; this encodes MLLKLENLHVKYGNVEALHGISLEVDEGEIVTILGANGAGKSTTLMAISGLVKVSEGSILFRNTPLHTLKAHQVVKRGIAQAPEGRRVFGTLTVNENLNLGAFTATDPAGSQKTLAWIYTLFPRLKERSQQMAGTLSGGEQQMLAIGRALMAAPRILLLDEPSLGLAPILVKTIFETIREINRAGVTVVLVEQNARAALKLAHRGYVMEVGRVVLEDTAEALLSNPEVRNAYLGGQAH